The Naumovozyma dairenensis CBS 421 chromosome 3, complete genome genome has a window encoding:
- the MLO50 gene encoding Mlo50p (similar to Saccharomyces cerevisiae YLR049C; ancestral locus Anc_8.59) — protein sequence MTQEPQQFISPSKKLYHLRHRVTRDQLQHTNLTDWSTIHDLTIDNDIQLVSHAVPFVGPPDLYCNMTNNNANNNMDLFSKPPSLPIYNDSQHSMSTVSTNNTIDSNCNRHISYSQESISESSIFSTPSLASRLRNNISVDSLIQENKRRISDQMDSLNMFVDNKETDIIDDDNIETHHNNQLTTIIRRQTNQDLLKLKYDNRHLLKRKFQLDKIWNNIRKSWKDGTILITLKSLNMYWFGLPVDLRFHIYQLCLYDIYTGESIQHSNKMYQALSQCIKLDTLAKKIWLNLSREENGINCILNSNNTNNVNISSTIIESKFFTFYQGLYYHLRDHLKLNILQDFIIPLLRKSLYSCLSTHANDGMALELLDIFIFSMYYNQLSNVVLIDFLFAVLEQTYFKFFNHDLIEFINQLKSINNNLDLVQILESLRKNHDKQIMEY from the coding sequence atgacCCAAGAACCACAACAATTTATCTCCCCAAGTAAGAAACTATATCATCTCAGACATAGAGTCACTAGGGACCAATTACAACATACAAACCTTACAGATTGGTCTACCATACATGACTTGACCATCGATAATGACATTCAATTGGTCTCTCATGCTGTCCCCTTCGTAGGACCTCCTGATTTATATTGTAACATGACAAACAATAAcgctaataataacatgGATCTATTCTCAAAACCTCCTTCACTACCAATCTATAACGACTCTCAACATTCCATGTCTACAGTATCtacaaataatactatAGACTCAAATTGTAATAGACATATATCGTATTCTCAGGAATCTATATCCGAATCATCAATATTCTCCACACCTTCATTAGCATCAAGACTTCGTAATAATATTAGTGTAGATTCattaattcaagaaaataaacGAAGAATATCAGATCAAATGGACTCTTTAAATATGTTCGTAGATAATAAGGAGAcagatattattgatgatgataacatTGAAACGCACCATAACAACCAATTAACAACTATAATACGAAGACAAACAAATCAAGACcttttaaaattgaaatatgaCAATAGACATTTATTAAAGAGGAAATTCcaattagataaaatatGGAATAATATAAGGAAATCATGGAAAGATGGAACTATATTAATCACtttgaaaagtttaaaCATGTATTGGTTTGGTTTACCCGTGGACCTACGATTCCATATCTATCAACTATGTCtttatgatatatataccGGAGAATCAATCCAACATTCCAATAAAATGTACCAAGCTTTATCACAATGCATCAAATTAGATACATTAGCTAAGAAAATATGGTTAAATCTTAGtagagaagaaaatggaatCAATTgtattttaaattcaaataatacaaataacGTCAACATTTCCTCTACTATTATtgaatccaaatttttcactttttaTCAAGgattatattatcatttaagagatcatttgaaattaaacaTTTTGCAAGATTTCATAATACCATTATTaagaaaatcattatattcatgTTTATCTACTCATGCAAATGATGGCATGGCATtggaattattagatatatTCATCTTCTCAATGTATTATAACCAATTATCAAACGTAGTATTGATCGATTTCTTATTCGCGGTATTGGAACAAACTTacttcaaattctttaatcatgatttaattgaatttataaatcaattgaaatctattaataataacttgGATTTGGTTCAAATTTTGGAATCATTGAGGAAAAATCatgataaacaaataatggaatattaa
- the NDAI0C06340 gene encoding uncharacterized protein, which yields MFVKKISRIIKDDAEIKFHVDLITDGTVPKQFHISTQRSMPVVKVFGSFGYIMFSSKQSYDRFKVSPKTEFNDYDYDGVGIPLLQIVRDEDLRLPFSSKEASVFKIYKFEIKSVKEPPPYDKKAVLIENNGRFKLYKVPFCQIYKKSSFTNVEYVFRFMNGPIGKTKYGTIHRREFRDLYTKLDDKINFRWHIDYNPIMTNDHYILELLDEIEVSLLDSDIVKREKKKLENSHKCHNHIMGHYTKQTGDLFPGILCKEGELIMGELLENVGKYGITDVPWLTQVFACQSLLLHYLDHDKEKEKKGKSRNRHRSLFSSIQ from the coding sequence ATGTTTGttaagaaaatttcaagaataattaaagatgatgCAGAGATTAAATTTCATGTAGATCTTATTACAGACGGGACAGTTCCTAAACAATTTCATATTAGTACGCAACGATCCATGCCTGTTGTGAAAGTTTTCGGCTCTTTTGGGTATATTATGTTCTCATCGAAACAATCATATGATAGATTTAAGGTTTCACCAAAGACTGAATTCAATGACTACGATTATGACGGAGTTGGGATACCGTTGTTACAAATTGTTAGAGATGAAGATCTTAGGTTACCGTTTTCTAGTAAAGAGGCTAGTGTTTTCAAGatttataaatttgaaattaaaagtgTGAAGGAACCACCGCCATATGATAAGAAAGCTGTTTTGATAGAGAACAATGGACGATTTAAACTTTATAAAGTACCATTTTGTCAAATTTATAAGAAGTCATCGTTTACTAATGTGGAATATGTGTTTAGGTTTATGAATGGTCCAATTGGGAAAACGAAGTATGGAACTATACATCGTCGTGAGTTCCGTGATTTATATACCAAATTAGATgataaaattaattttaGGTGGCATATTGATTATAATCCTATCATGACTAATgatcattatattttggaaCTTTtggatgaaattgaagTTTCGTTATTAGATTCTGATATTGtgaaaagagaaaagaagaagctaGAAAATTCTCACAAGTGTCATAATCATATTATGGGACATTATACGAAGCAAACAGGTGATTTATTTCCTGGAATTCTTTGTAAAGAGGGGGAACTTATTATGGGGGAACTTCTTGAGAATGTAGGAAAGTATGGTATTACAGATGTCCCATGGTTGACTCAAGTGTTTGCTTGTCAGAGTTTATTACTTCATTATCTTGATcatgataaagaaaaagaaaagaaaggaaagaGTAGGAATAGACATCGatcattgttttcttcaattcaataa